Proteins encoded in a region of the Zea mays cultivar B73 chromosome 4, Zm-B73-REFERENCE-NAM-5.0, whole genome shotgun sequence genome:
- the LOC103652744 gene encoding uncharacterized protein yields the protein MCSHHATAALNCSPHRARAAIHASPPHPSIHGGRRNPSLPHRARSLGSARPRLLLATPSSSSFPCHHLFPSHDVPHGFTTANEPRLHRRLLGPAGSRSPTRSHPLRTLSSSSFVAAGTSFEKRSIDLVDHGRYGAAHPRAPGMATRSAAASKREGRRSQQQLDPVGDEERAGADDRCSRSHHPPSSRSAFARSWVGAAMAVPRGQHSRRLTQSEQMDRHNRF from the exons ATGTGCTCCCACCACGCCACAGCCGCTCTCAATTGCTCCCCCCACCGCGCTAGAGCCGCAATCCACGCCTCCCCACCGCACCCTTCCATCCACGGCGGTCGCCGCAATCCAAGCCTCCCCCACCGCGCCAgatccctcggctcggcccggccCCGCTTGCTCCTCGCCACACCGTCGTCGTCTTCCTTCCCATGCCACCACCTTTTTCCTTCCCATGATGTTCCCCATGGCTTCACAACCGCCAACGAGCCGCGCCTCCAccgccgcctgctcggaccggcGGGATCCCGCTCCCCCACGCGGTCTCATCCTCTGAGGACCCTATCGTCCTCCTCCTTCGTCGCCGCTGGGACCTCCTTCGAGAAGAGGAGCATCGACCTCGTGGACCACGGTCGGTATGGGGCTGCGCATCCACGAGCGCCGGGCATGGCCACCCGATCGGCGGCAGCCAGCAAGCGGGAGGGGAGGAGGTCACAACAGCAGCTAGATCCGGTCGGCGACGAGGAGCGAGCGGGAGCGGACGACAG GTGTTCGCGCTCCCACCACCCGCCTTCGTCCAGATCTGCCTTCGCGCGTTCCTGGGTGGGGGCGGCGATGGCGGTGCCACGGGGCCAACACAGTCGGCGGCTCACACAATCGGAGCAGATGGACAGACACAATCGGTTTTAA